One window from the genome of Commensalibacter oyaizuii encodes:
- the argB gene encoding acetylglutamate kinase, translating into MTKQGPLDSVKEAAKEAHEQARVLARALPYLRRYTGDTIVVKYGGHAMVDSGLSSDFGHDIALLKQVGINPIIVHGGGPQINNMLKRMDVETTFVDGLRVTNEAIIDVIEMVLAGTVNKQVATLINQAGALAVGISGKDGGLIEAHKLVKHVWDEKLKRERTLDLGLVGEPVKIDPRVLYALSGSGLIPVVAPIGMDKQGQTYNINADIAAGAIAGAVRASRLFMLTDVPGVLDKDGCLIPELTEDEAKEAIASGVITGGMIPKIETCLEAVKAGAQAAVIMDGRVSHACLLELFTEGGSGTLIRANRS; encoded by the coding sequence ATGACCAAGCAGGGACCATTAGATTCAGTAAAAGAAGCCGCCAAAGAGGCCCATGAACAAGCCAGGGTTTTGGCGCGCGCTTTACCTTATCTTCGTCGGTATACAGGGGATACCATTGTAGTTAAATATGGTGGTCATGCCATGGTTGACAGTGGGCTTTCCAGTGATTTTGGTCATGATATTGCATTGTTAAAGCAAGTTGGCATCAATCCAATTATCGTGCATGGCGGCGGCCCGCAAATTAATAACATGTTAAAGCGAATGGACGTTGAAACAACTTTTGTTGATGGGTTACGCGTAACGAACGAAGCTATTATCGATGTCATTGAAATGGTTTTGGCTGGGACTGTTAACAAACAGGTTGCAACTTTGATCAATCAAGCTGGTGCCTTGGCTGTTGGTATTTCAGGGAAAGATGGTGGATTGATTGAAGCCCATAAATTGGTAAAACATGTCTGGGATGAAAAGCTTAAGCGTGAAAGAACTCTTGATTTAGGGTTGGTTGGCGAGCCTGTTAAAATTGATCCACGCGTATTGTATGCTCTATCTGGTTCAGGGCTAATTCCCGTCGTCGCCCCCATTGGTATGGATAAGCAGGGGCAGACGTATAATATCAATGCTGATATTGCAGCTGGTGCGATTGCTGGTGCAGTGCGAGCCTCTAGATTATTTATGCTGACGGATGTTCCCGGGGTATTGGATAAAGATGGTTGTCTGATTCCTGAATTAACCGAAGATGAAGCAAAAGAGGCGATTGCAAGTGGTGTTATTACAGGTGGCATGATTCCTAAAATCGAAACTTGCTTAGAGGCTGTAAAAGCAGGGGCTCAGGCTGCTGTAATTATGGATGGTCGTGTTTCACATGCTTGTCTATTGGAATTGTTTACAGAGGGTGGATCAGGCACCTTAATTCGTGC